In one window of Candidatus Avedoeria danica DNA:
- a CDS encoding aminoacyl-tRNA hydrolase, with protein MAPAGPIVDPVDWLCRRLRSFGRHTRTAAGTEGAAVDWLIVGLGNPGGRYAGTRHNIGRDAVEALAAQAGVPLDQLKHQARFGLGRLGAARVCLVLPMTYMNLSGQAVAPIARFYQVPPARVLAVYDDMDLPLGRQRLRAEGGHGGHNGMRSLIERLGTDAFPRLRLGVGRPPAGWDAADHVLARFSPDEAAAAAALIDDAVATMKDIVDRGVAAAMNQANA; from the coding sequence ATGGCGCCGGCGGGGCCCATCGTTGACCCCGTGGACTGGCTGTGCCGGCGACTGCGCTCGTTCGGACGTCACACCCGAACAGCCGCCGGAACCGAAGGCGCTGCCGTGGACTGGCTGATCGTCGGGCTCGGCAACCCGGGCGGGCGGTATGCCGGCACGCGACACAACATCGGCCGCGACGCCGTCGAGGCGCTGGCGGCGCAGGCCGGGGTGCCGCTCGATCAGCTCAAGCACCAGGCTCGCTTCGGACTGGGCCGGCTGGGCGCCGCGCGCGTCTGCCTCGTCCTGCCGATGACGTACATGAACCTCTCGGGGCAGGCCGTGGCGCCGATCGCCCGGTTCTACCAGGTGCCGCCGGCGCGCGTGCTGGCGGTGTACGACGACATGGACCTGCCGCTCGGCCGGCAGCGGCTGCGCGCCGAAGGGGGACACGGCGGGCACAACGGCATGCGGAGCCTCATCGAGCGCCTCGGCACGGACGCTTTTCCGAGGCTGCGGCTCGGCGTTGGGCGCCCGCCGGCCGGGTGGGACGCGGCCGACCACGTCCTCGCCCGCTTCAGCCCCGATGAGGCGGCGGCCGCCGCGGCGCTGATCGATGATGCGGTGGCGACGATGAAGGACATCGTCGACCGGGGCGTCGCCGCCGCGATGAACCAGGCGAACGCGTGA
- a CDS encoding glycosyltransferase, which yields MTDRRRILHVYKDYPPVFGGIEHHVRDLAEAQSAGGDDVTVLVTATRGPTTITVEHGVRVIRARRQTTAASTPLSVALVRALAAARPDVTHLHSPYPLGEAAWLAFGRPPMVLSYHADIVRQRRLLRLWQPWQRRVLAGAGRILAASPAVAEGSPTLAAVRQKVALVPYGIDADRFVLSPAAVEAARRRLRPAAARGVVAFVGRLRYYKGLHVLVAALERMPDVHVVIVGTGPEGESLRAAAAAGGVADRIHWLGDVPDDELPAVLAAADVYCLPATAKSEAFGIAMLEAMAAGLPIVSTELGTGTSWVNQADVTGRVVPPGDAAALAAAIVGLMDAAGTRAALGAAARQRAVGTFSRPAMVAAVRAAYVAAAG from the coding sequence GTGACCGACCGACGGCGCATCCTCCACGTCTACAAGGACTACCCGCCCGTCTTCGGCGGCATCGAGCACCACGTGCGCGACCTGGCCGAGGCGCAGTCGGCCGGCGGCGACGACGTCACCGTCCTCGTGACGGCAACGCGCGGTCCGACGACCATCACGGTCGAGCACGGCGTACGCGTGATCCGGGCGCGGCGCCAGACGACGGCGGCGTCCACGCCGCTTTCGGTGGCGCTCGTTCGCGCGCTCGCGGCGGCGCGGCCGGACGTCACGCACCTCCACAGCCCGTACCCGCTCGGCGAGGCCGCCTGGCTGGCCTTCGGGCGCCCGCCGATGGTGCTGAGCTACCACGCCGACATCGTCCGCCAGCGCCGGCTGCTGCGCTTGTGGCAGCCGTGGCAGCGCCGCGTGCTCGCCGGCGCCGGCCGGATCCTCGCGGCGAGCCCGGCGGTGGCCGAGGGGTCGCCGACGTTGGCCGCGGTCCGACAGAAGGTGGCGCTCGTTCCATACGGCATCGACGCCGACCGGTTCGTGCTCTCCCCCGCGGCGGTCGAAGCGGCCCGGCGCCGCCTCCGGCCGGCGGCAGCGCGGGGCGTCGTCGCGTTTGTCGGCCGGCTGCGGTACTACAAGGGCCTCCACGTCCTCGTCGCCGCGCTCGAGCGCATGCCGGACGTGCACGTGGTGATCGTGGGCACCGGACCGGAGGGCGAGTCGCTGCGTGCGGCCGCTGCAGCCGGCGGCGTGGCCGACCGGATCCACTGGCTGGGCGACGTGCCGGACGACGAGTTGCCGGCGGTCCTCGCCGCCGCCGACGTCTACTGCCTGCCGGCGACGGCCAAAAGCGAGGCGTTCGGCATCGCGATGCTCGAGGCGATGGCGGCCGGCCTGCCGATCGTCTCGACCGAACTCGGCACCGGCACGTCGTGGGTGAACCAGGCGGACGTCACGGGCCGTGTCGTGCCGCCCGGTGACGCCGCGGCACTGGCCGCGGCGATCGTGGGGCTCATGGACGCTGCCGGGACACGCGCTGCCCTCGGCGCGGCCGCCCGGCAGCGGGCGGTCGGCACGTTTTCGCGGCCGGCGATGGTCGCGGCCGTGCGCGCGGCGTACGTGGCCGCTGCGGGCTGA